From a single Brassica napus cultivar Da-Ae chromosome C9, Da-Ae, whole genome shotgun sequence genomic region:
- the LOC106416449 gene encoding allene oxide cyclase 2, chloroplastic, protein MASHAMSLRSISMTTLNNLSCNHQSHRSSLLSFSKPFQNLGISSNVQDFSSCSTSTPKNLTLSRALSKNSGDTEHSRPNSGKVQELSVYEINELDRHSPKILKNSISLTFRLGDLVPFTNKIYTGDLKKRVGITAGLCVVIQHVPEKKGDRFEATYSFYFGDYGHLSVQGPYLTYEESFLAITGGTGIFEGAYGQVKLQQLVYPTKLFYTFYLKGLACDLPVELTGTPVPPSKDVKPAPEAKALKPSGIISNFTN, encoded by the exons ATGGCTTCTCATGCTATGTCTCTCCGGTCCATCTCCATGACAACTCTCAACAACCTCTCCTGTAATCACCAATCTCATCGTAGCTCTCTTCTCAGTTTCTCTAAACCTTTCCAGAATCTTGGGATCTCATCCAACGTTCAAGATTTCTCCTCTTGTTCAACTTCCACTCCCAAGAACCTCACACTATCTCGAGCTCTCTCCAAGAACTCTGGAGACACCGAACATTCCAGACCAA ATTCAGGCAAAGTTCAAGAACTGAGTGTGTATGAGATCAACGAACTAGACCGACACAgcccaaaaatacttaaaaattcaATTAGCTTAACGTTCCGTCTCGGAGATCTCGTCCCATTCACCAACAAAATCTACACCGGAGACCTCAAGAAGCGCGTGGGAATCACCGCTGGTCTCTGCGTCGTGATCCAACACGTCCCGGAGAAGAAAGGTGATCGGTTCGAAGCTACTTACAGCTTCTACTTCGGCGACTACGGTCACTTGTCCGTACAAGGACCGTACCTGACCTACGAAGAATCGTTCCTCGCCATTACTGGTGGCACTGGAATCTTTGAAGGTGCCTACGGACAGGTCAAACTTCAACAGCTCGTTTATCCGACAAAACTCTTCTACACTTTCTACCTTAAGGGTCTTGCTTGTGATTTACCGGTGGAGCTCACCGGAACTCCTGTTCCTCCGTCGAAGGACGTGAAGCCTGCTCCGGAAGCTAAGGCATTGAAACCTAGCGGAATTATTAGTAACTTTACCAATTAA
- the LOC106417916 gene encoding small polypeptide DEVIL 6-like: MGVLKRRVSSSRGLGGVIREQRAKLYIIRRCVVMLLCWQD; the protein is encoded by the coding sequence atggGAGTTTTGAAGAGACGAGTATCGAGTAGTAGAGGACTTGGTGGTGTTATTAGAGAGCAGAGAGCTAAGCTATACATCATCAGACGATGTGTTGTGATGCTCTTATGTTGGCAAGATTGA
- the LOC106416451 gene encoding 3-isopropylmalate dehydratase large subunit, chloroplastic, which produces MLTVRNALASVQNREFSDKAKVWDSEKIVVIPDHYIFTADKRANRNVDIMRDYCREKNVVVIKANPDYKGVCHVALAQEGH; this is translated from the exons ATGCTTACCGTGAGAAATGCACTTGCATCTGTCCAGAAT AGAGAGTTCAGTGACAAGGCTAAG GTTTGGGACTCGGAGAAGATCGTTGTTATACCAGACCATTACATATTTACAGCTGATAAGCGTGCAAACCGCAACGTGGATATTATGAGGGATTACTGCAGGGAAAAAAACGTCGTTGTTATCAAG GCTAATCCTGATTACAAAGGTGTTTGCCATGTTGCGCTTGCACAAGAAGGTCATTGA